GGTGGCGGTCGTCCGCCCAGTCGAAGGCGGCGTCCACCACGACGCAGCGCGGCGGGGTAGCGGGCAGCTCGGCGGCGCGCTGCCGTGCGGGCACTGCGCCCGTGAATGCCCTGGCGTATGGGTCGAACAGCAGCCGGCGCGCGTCGAAGCGATGGCCGTGCCGCGGGGCAAACGGCCCGTCGACCCGGTACAGGTAGCACCAGCCGGCGCCCACGCCCGCAACCTCGGCGTGCCAGATGTCCCCGGTGCGATGGTGGTTGCGGTCCAGCACAACCTCCGCTGTCGCGCGCACCGCCACCGCGTCCTCGTACAGCAGCAGGGTCACCGCGGTGGCGTGGCGGCTGAACAGGGCAAACTGAGTGCTCTGGCCGACCACGGTGGCGCCGAGCGGCACCGGACGGCCCCGGCTGACGGGAAACGTGTTGCGGTGGGCGGACACGACTCGATACGTACCACGAGGGATGCGCTCGCGCAAATCCCCGTGTGTGTCGGTTTCGATGCGACACCGTCATGTCAGCACCTGCGCGGGACCGTGTGTCGGGTGTGCCCGAAACACCGATCACGGTACACGTCACGAGAACCCAGGGTACACCTGATGCGGATCCGCCGATACTATGAGCAGAATGACAACCGTGCCCTACTGGATCGAGACGGGCGGCTGTACCCTTCATCCACCATGTGTCCGTAACTGGCCCCGATGCAGGTTCGATATCGCCCGAAGCTGTCTCCCGATGGCGAGTGTCTGAAGAACTTTCTCAAGCCATCTTCACATTCGGTCAAGCATTGACGAAAGTATATGACCTAACGCTACTTTCACGTGCGAGCGTTTCGTCTACGTTTTATGCTGATTTAGCCGATCTTCTGTTCAGTTTGGTAGATGAATCCAAGGTTCAACGAGACTACGAGCCGGAAGTGCCCAATTCTGAAGCCTATCGTGTGGATTACCGTGTCGACAGCAAGGGTGGAGCACCTCTTTTCTTGTATGGTATTCCGAATCGTGACAAAGCACGATTGACGACCATCATGTTGTCCTACTTCCACCGGAATGACCTGCAATTCGAGTCGCTTCTCGTTTTTGCTGATCAGGCATCTATACCGAGATTGGATCTCGCACGACTATCTGATGTTGGCGGTGACATGATTTCGTCTCTGGCATCGCACGAATCATTCAGTCGGAAGATCCTGCAGCGTGTTGCTTGAATTGGAGTGGGACAGTAACAGTCGCCCCATAGGTTTCCACCTCTCCGCTACCTTCACTTACCAGAGGTGCAGTTTGCCGGTGGTGGTGAGCCACAGGCCGTACCCGGCTACCCGCATGCCGGCGGCCTCGACGGCCCGGCGGTACTGATCCAACTGGGGACGGTAGCGTGCCTGCAGCGCGCGTACGCCGTCCGGGCCTGCCGCGGGCAGGGCATCGGTCTTGTAGTCGGCCAGCACCCAGCCGTCCGCTTCCTCGAATGCCAGGTCCACGAACCCTTCCACATACCGCCCATCCCCGCCGTCACGCCCGTCGTACCATGCAACCGGCAGTTCGCGCAGCACTCGGCGGGCAGACCTCACGCGCAGCATGGCGGCGCTGTTGATGACGGTGGCGGCGTGGCGCTTCACCTCGTCTGCGAGTTCCGGCACGCCTTGCTCACCGGCGAGACGCCGCGCCCACGCCGCGGCGTCCGCTTCGTCGCCGAGCGCGCAGCGGTACAGCACCTCGTGCACCAGCGAGCCGCGTCGCAGGCCGGCCGATGAACCGACGAAGGCAACCCCCGCCGCGCCATCTGCCGTACCGAGTGCTCGGTCGGCATCCCCGAAACGGTCCAGGTCCTTCTCTGGCGCACTGCGGTCGGGCGGCTCGGTTTCGCGCGGCTCCTTGTGCGCCTCGGCGGCCAGCATCGACGGGGTGGTATACCGCGGCCCCTGCTCCAGGTGCGCGGTGCGGCGCGCGTGGTGCTGCCGCCATTGGTCGGAGAGGTCGACCGGAAAGCGGGCCGGGGCCGGCTGCGCCGGTCGCCGCGCTTCCGGGAGGTCGGTGTCGAGGATTGCGCGCGCCCCCGCCGGCGCGTTGCGCAAGCCGCCGTCGAACACCGACACCCAGGAGGGCAGGTCGGGAAGGTGCACGAACATGCCGGGGTGTTCTTCGGACCGGAACGCCGACACCACCAGCAGGTCACGCGCGCGGGTAGCGGCCACGTACAGTAGGCGCGCCTGCTCAGCGTGGCCGTAGGCTTGCTCGCGGGCCGCGGCGGCCGCGAACCCCGGCGTACTGAATCGGTTGTCGCGGTTGCCGACCGCGAACTCCAGCATGCCGCGGTCGCGGTCCACTACCGAGCGGGCCGCACCATGGTTGATGCCGGCGCTGAGCTTGGCCAGGATCACCACCGGGAACTCCAGCCCCTTGGCGCCGTGCACGGTCATGACGCGTACCACGTCGTCGTCGGTCTCCGCCAGGTGCAGGTCCCGTTCGCCGCCGGGGTCGCCTTGGCGGGCGGTGAGCCAGCGTACGAACGGACGCAGCGCGTCGGTCTCGCCCACCGCGAATTCGGCGGCCCGGTCGACGATGGCGCGCAGGTTGGCAACGCGTTGCCGGTCTCGGCTGGTGATCAACAGCGGTTCCGCCAGGAAATTGGCGCGGATCGCGCGGTCGACCAGAAACGGCAGCGTCACACGGTTCTTGGTCTCATACAGCGCTGCCAGTTGGCGCAGGCCCCGGCCCACGGGGGTGTCGGGAAACGTCCGGCCCAGCAGACTGAAGCGGCCGCCCGCGATGCGGTGCTGCAGCAGGTCGACGTCGGAGCAGCAGAACGCCGCCGACTTCAACGCCGCCACCAGCGAGACCTGGTCGCTCGGGTCGTCGACCGCGCGCAGGATCGAGGCCACGTCGTTGATCTCCTGGTGCTGAAAGAAGTCGCGCCCACCGTCGACGATGTAGGGCACGCCGTGGCCGGCCAACGCCTCGGTGTATACCTCCACCGCGGTGCGGGTCTCCACCAGGATGCAGATGTCGCGCAGGGCGATGGAGCGCACGCCGGCGGCGCTGTCCTCCGCGGCGATCTGCCAACTCGGGTTGCCAACCAGGTCCGCGATCAGGCGCGTCACGGCGGCGGCCTCGTCACGGCGCAGCTCGGCGAGCTTGGTGTCATGCAGGTCGGCGGCGGGATACATCAGCCTGACCCGCGGGTGTCCCGCCGCATCGCGGTAGGCGTGGATGGGCCGGTAGGCCGGTTGGGCGCCGGGAAACTGGGCGCTGGGCCTGAGCACGGCGGCGAACGTGGCGTTCACCCAGTCGGTGATTTCCGGCACCGAGCGGAAGTTCTGCGACACCGTGGCGATCCGCGCCTGCCCATCCGGCTGGCGCCGAAACACCTCCTTGGCGCGCAGGTAGGTGTCGATGTCGGCACGCCGAAAGCGGTAAATCGACTGCTTCGGATCGCCCACGATGAACAGTTTGCCCGGCCGCAGCGCCACCTCCTGCCAGGAGGGGCGGGGGCTCGCGGGCGCTGCGGTTGGTTCGTCGGCAGCGAGCAGAAACACCATCTCGGCCTGCAACGGGTCGGTGTCCTGGAATTCGTCGACCAGGAGAAAGCGGTACCGGTCGCGCAGCGCGGCGCGCACGGCAGCGTTGCCTGCAACCAGTGCCCGCGCCTCGATCAACAGGTCGTCGAAGTTGAGTTTGCCGGCACGCCGCCGTTCGGCCGCCGCGTTCCTGACGAACACGGTCAGCGCACCGGCGAGGCGGTGCAGGGCATCGTCGTTGAGCCGGGCCTGGTAGCGCGCGAGCTGGTCGCGGGCCTCCCGCTGCAGTGCGCGCATCTCCTCGAGCGCCTCCTCCGAGCGCCAGTTGCGGCGGTTCCCCTGCGCCGGCCGAAACCACACCGCATGCAGCGCCGCCTCGATGAGGACGCTCCGGCGAGGACCCGGTGCGCTACGGGCAAGTTGTTCCACCGCAATCAATTGATCGCGCAACGTGCGGAAACTGGACAGGCCGCGGTCGTGGGCCCGGGTGCAGGCCTCGGCCAAGCGGTCGCCCGCGGTGCGCAGATCCTGCATGCGCCGCAGGACGCGCGCGGCGTCCGGGCGGCGCGCGGCCGCGCCGGACAACCGCAGTTCGCGGTGACGGTCCAGGATACCGGCCACCTCGTGGACGGTGTCGAGCGACATGCCTAGGCGTAAGCAGTACTCGACGGCGGCCAGGCGGGGCCCTTCGACGTTCCAGATCCAGTCGTCCCACTGCTCCTGGAAGTCGACCCGGCTGGCCACCTCGTCGAGCTGCTGAAATCCGGGATTGACACCCGCCTCGAGGGGAAACTCGCGTAACAGGCTGGATGCGAACGCGTGGATGGTTTCAATGTGAGCACTCACAAGGTCACGCAGGGCGGCACGGCAGCGGGAGCGGTGCGGCTCGGCGGCATGTTCGATCTCAGCGTGCAGGCTGTCCCGGATCCGCGCGCGCAGTTCGCCGGCCGCCTTTTCGGTGAACGTGATCACCACCACCTGCCGAATTTCGGCCGCTCCGCGGCGCACGATCTCGACCACGCGCTCGACCAGAATGCGCGTCTTGCCGGTACCGGCGCCCGCTTCCAGGAAGAAGCTGGTGTCCAGATCCCCGGTGGCGGCGGCGCGGATTTCGTGGTCGACCGGTCGCCCCGGCCCGTTGCCGGTTGCGCGTTCGGGATCGGGTGGGGCCGGTGACGAGCCCGCGGCCCGGTGGCTTGGCTTGCGTGTCACGGCTGCCGTCTCCGCCCGGGAGCGGTGCCCGGCGGCGCCGCGATAGCTTGGAACGGCGCCATGATCGCGCTGCTCCCGTCCACCTTGCGCTTGGCGTAGTCGGCGACGCGCGTGTGGCATACGTCGTGGTAGTCGCACAGCCGGCAGTGCACGCGGCGTTCGCCCGGCTGGTAGAAGAACGCGCCGGAGGCGATCGCCTCGGCCATGGCCGCCAGCACCTCGGCAAAGCGCGGGTCGGCGGCGAGCTGCGCGCCGGCAAGTGCCAGGCGGCGGTAGGCGGCGCGTTCGCTGACGTAGTGCAATTCGGCACTGCCGGCGTCGAGGCCGCTCCGGTACAGGTGGGCGGCGGCGTGCAGGTAGACCGCGAGCTGCAGGGAGCGGCCCTCGCGGTAGCCGTCCGCGGTCTCGCGGGCAGCCGCGCCGGTCTTGTAGTCGATGATCCGCAGGGCGCCGCGCGAGCGGTCGATGCGGTCGATGCGGTCGATGCGGCCCGAGAAACTCAGGCCGCGCCGGCCCGCGGCAATCGGCACTCCCGTGAACACCCGCTCGGCGGCTACCGGCTGCCAGCCGCCGCCGGCATCCCCATCCGAGCCGGCCCGCGTCCGCGTCGCCCGGCTGCGCTCTTCATCCACGTACGCGGCCAGTTCCTCCGTCACCTGGTCACGGATCAGGTTCCACGACAGCGGCAGGCCGGTGACTCCCGCCGGCAACTCGGCGAAGCGCCGCTCCATGATCTCGCGCAACGCCTCGTCGGCGCCGGCGATGAACTGGGCCCACGGTTCATCGCCGGCCAGAAACTGTTGCACCAGCTCGTCGAGGATCGCATGCACCAGGTTGCCGCGTTGCAGCGGCGCGATCTCCAGGGTCTGCTCCGGTTCGCCGCGGGAGCGCACCTGCAGCACCCGCGACAGGAAGAACCGATACGGGCACACCGCGAAGTTCTCCAGCGCGGTGGCGGTCAGGTCGCGGTCCAGGATGCCGTTGGCGGCGACCAGCTCCGCCGGCACAATGCCGTCGAA
This window of the Spirochaetaceae bacterium genome carries:
- a CDS encoding UvrD-helicase domain-containing protein, giving the protein MTRKPSHRAAGSSPAPPDPERATGNGPGRPVDHEIRAAATGDLDTSFFLEAGAGTGKTRILVERVVEIVRRGAAEIRQVVVITFTEKAAGELRARIRDSLHAEIEHAAEPHRSRCRAALRDLVSAHIETIHAFASSLLREFPLEAGVNPGFQQLDEVASRVDFQEQWDDWIWNVEGPRLAAVEYCLRLGMSLDTVHEVAGILDRHRELRLSGAAARRPDAARVLRRMQDLRTAGDRLAEACTRAHDRGLSSFRTLRDQLIAVEQLARSAPGPRRSVLIEAALHAVWFRPAQGNRRNWRSEEALEEMRALQREARDQLARYQARLNDDALHRLAGALTVFVRNAAAERRRAGKLNFDDLLIEARALVAGNAAVRAALRDRYRFLLVDEFQDTDPLQAEMVFLLAADEPTAAPASPRPSWQEVALRPGKLFIVGDPKQSIYRFRRADIDTYLRAKEVFRRQPDGQARIATVSQNFRSVPEITDWVNATFAAVLRPSAQFPGAQPAYRPIHAYRDAAGHPRVRLMYPAADLHDTKLAELRRDEAAAVTRLIADLVGNPSWQIAAEDSAAGVRSIALRDICILVETRTAVEVYTEALAGHGVPYIVDGGRDFFQHQEINDVASILRAVDDPSDQVSLVAALKSAAFCCSDVDLLQHRIAGGRFSLLGRTFPDTPVGRGLRQLAALYETKNRVTLPFLVDRAIRANFLAEPLLITSRDRQRVANLRAIVDRAAEFAVGETDALRPFVRWLTARQGDPGGERDLHLAETDDDVVRVMTVHGAKGLEFPVVILAKLSAGINHGAARSVVDRDRGMLEFAVGNRDNRFSTPGFAAAAAREQAYGHAEQARLLYVAATRARDLLVVSAFRSEEHPGMFVHLPDLPSWVSVFDGGLRNAPAGARAILDTDLPEARRPAQPAPARFPVDLSDQWRQHHARRTAHLEQGPRYTTPSMLAAEAHKEPRETEPPDRSAPEKDLDRFGDADRALGTADGAAGVAFVGSSAGLRRGSLVHEVLYRCALGDEADAAAWARRLAGEQGVPELADEVKRHAATVINSAAMLRVRSARRVLRELPVAWYDGRDGGDGRYVEGFVDLAFEEADGWVLADYKTDALPAAGPDGVRALQARYRPQLDQYRRAVEAAGMRVAGYGLWLTTTGKLHLW